From the Armatimonadota bacterium genome, one window contains:
- a CDS encoding phosphatidate cytidylyltransferase, translating to MERMGGWARVATAAVGIPLMLGALYWQGGQLWGILVCLVAMLAAFELYRAYKPVVSQRPLLAAGLTAGAFYSIMGFVLGWSEDRSLTIGQSPTAGLVILALLIWSARSGWLPTKDNPAADAFGTLIAAGMGGLYLSLFEYLLQLRESGANAAVAVLATIWAGDTAAYYVGRAIGKRPLAPSVSPGKTIEGALANFVACSVVGLIGTHLAGYTLLQGLYIGAGAGILGQAGDLFKSSLKRSLGLKDFGALLPGHGGAIDRFDSLLFVGPWACLALG from the coding sequence ATGGAGCGGATGGGCGGATGGGCGCGAGTAGCTACGGCGGCGGTCGGCATTCCGCTCATGTTGGGGGCGCTGTACTGGCAAGGCGGGCAGTTGTGGGGGATTCTGGTTTGCCTGGTCGCGATGTTGGCTGCGTTTGAACTCTATCGAGCCTATAAGCCTGTCGTTAGTCAAAGGCCGTTGCTGGCGGCAGGGCTGACGGCCGGGGCTTTCTATTCGATTATGGGCTTTGTTCTTGGCTGGAGCGAGGACCGGAGCCTGACCATCGGCCAAAGCCCGACGGCCGGTTTGGTGATTCTGGCACTGCTCATTTGGTCGGCCCGTTCGGGCTGGCTCCCGACCAAAGATAACCCAGCGGCCGATGCCTTCGGAACTCTGATTGCGGCCGGCATGGGCGGACTTTACTTAAGCCTGTTCGAGTATTTGCTCCAGTTGCGGGAATCGGGTGCGAACGCTGCAGTGGCCGTGTTAGCGACGATTTGGGCAGGAGACACTGCGGCGTATTACGTCGGAAGGGCCATTGGAAAGAGACCCTTGGCGCCCTCTGTCAGCCCGGGGAAGACGATAGAGGGCGCTCTTGCGAACTTCGTTGCCTGCAGCGTCGTCGGCTTGATCGGGACGCACCTGGCGGGATATACGCTCCTGCAGGGGCTCTATATCGGCGCCGGCGCGGGCATACTGGGTCAGGCGGGCGATCTGTTCAAGTCGTCGCTCAAACGATCGTTGGGTCTAAAGGATTTTGGCGCTTTGTTGCCCGGTCATGGCGGCGCGATCGATCGTTTCGACAGTCTGCTGTTTGTCGGTCCTTGGGCTTGCCTTGCTCTTGGGTAG
- a CDS encoding threonine--tRNA ligase encodes MKTDYPETPLYKLRHSCAHLMAQAVLALRPGAKLGIGPPIENGFYYDFDLPKPIGEEDLAQIEAKMAEFAKQDLPIERFELSRDEAKALIEKMGQAPYKIELLDDIPENEAISFYQQGDFADLCRGPHVRSTGELKHFKLLNVAGAYWRGDERNKMLTRLYGTAWESAEELEQYLYRLEEAKKRDHRRLGRELGLFFFSQRVGQGLPLWLPKGAALRQVLHDFLLNEQKQRGYQGVVTPHIGSSRLFEKSGHVYTFREKMFPFMEDEEKETFILKPMNCPFHIEIYQHEPRSYRDLPIRLAEFGTVYRYEQSGELAGMLRVRGFTQDDSHLFVSPDQLQDEFKGVVDLMLVVLKKLGLEEYRVRVGLRDRSSDKYVGSDENWELAQAAIEAACKDLQLDYELSEGDAAFYGPKLDLIIKDALGREWQMGTVQVDYNLPERFELEYTGEDGKPHRPIMIHRAPFGSLERMIGLLTEHYAGAFPFWMAPVQIVVLPIADRHVEYAEQIAEQLGDYRIEVDDRRETLGKKIRSNQQLKIPYMLICGDKDIEASTVSARSHEEGDLGPMSVADFRARLASE; translated from the coding sequence ATGAAGACCGATTACCCCGAAACCCCGCTTTACAAACTGCGCCACTCCTGCGCGCATCTGATGGCGCAGGCCGTCCTGGCGCTGCGTCCCGGAGCCAAGTTGGGGATCGGACCGCCCATCGAAAACGGCTTCTACTACGACTTCGACCTGCCAAAACCGATCGGGGAGGAAGACCTGGCGCAAATCGAGGCCAAAATGGCCGAATTCGCCAAGCAGGACTTGCCGATCGAGCGATTCGAACTCTCTCGCGACGAAGCCAAAGCGCTCATCGAGAAAATGGGGCAAGCGCCGTACAAAATCGAACTCCTAGACGACATACCCGAAAACGAGGCGATTAGTTTCTATCAACAAGGCGATTTTGCCGATCTTTGTCGCGGCCCCCATGTCCGCTCGACCGGGGAACTTAAACACTTCAAACTGCTCAACGTGGCCGGCGCCTATTGGCGCGGCGACGAACGAAACAAGATGCTCACCCGTCTGTACGGCACCGCTTGGGAGAGCGCCGAAGAGTTAGAGCAGTACCTCTATCGATTGGAAGAGGCCAAGAAGCGCGACCATCGGCGATTGGGGCGCGAACTGGGGCTCTTTTTCTTCTCTCAACGAGTGGGTCAGGGGCTCCCACTGTGGCTGCCAAAAGGCGCGGCGCTGCGTCAAGTTTTGCACGACTTCCTGTTAAACGAACAGAAACAGCGCGGCTACCAAGGCGTCGTGACCCCGCACATCGGCTCGTCCCGACTGTTCGAAAAATCGGGGCACGTCTACACCTTTCGCGAAAAGATGTTCCCCTTCATGGAAGATGAAGAGAAAGAAACCTTTATCCTCAAGCCGATGAACTGCCCGTTTCATATCGAAATCTATCAGCACGAGCCGCGAAGCTATCGCGATCTGCCCATACGCCTGGCCGAATTTGGCACCGTCTATCGCTACGAGCAGAGCGGAGAACTGGCCGGAATGCTCAGAGTGCGCGGCTTTACCCAAGACGACAGCCACCTGTTCGTTTCTCCCGATCAGCTCCAAGATGAGTTCAAAGGCGTCGTCGACCTCATGCTGGTCGTCCTCAAGAAACTTGGACTGGAGGAGTATCGCGTCCGAGTGGGACTGCGCGATCGGTCCAGCGACAAGTACGTCGGCTCGGATGAGAACTGGGAACTGGCGCAGGCCGCCATCGAAGCAGCCTGTAAAGACCTCCAACTGGATTACGAGCTCTCTGAGGGCGATGCCGCTTTCTATGGCCCAAAGCTCGATCTCATCATCAAAGATGCGCTGGGACGGGAATGGCAAATGGGAACCGTACAGGTCGATTACAACCTGCCGGAGAGGTTTGAATTAGAGTACACCGGCGAAGACGGGAAGCCTCATAGGCCCATCATGATTCATCGCGCGCCGTTTGGATCGCTCGAACGAATGATCGGCCTGCTGACCGAGCACTATGCTGGGGCGTTCCCATTCTGGATGGCGCCCGTTCAGATCGTTGTGCTGCCCATCGCCGACCGGCATGTGGAGTATGCGGAGCAGATCGCCGAGCAGCTGGGCGACTATCGCATCGAGGTGGACGACCGTCGAGAAACTCTCGGCAAGAAGATTCGATCCAACCAGCAACTGAAGATTCCCTACATGCTGATCTGCGGAGACAAAGACATCGAAGCCTCGACCGTCAGCGCGCGCTCGCACGAGGAAGGCGATCTAGGCCCCATGTCGGTCGCCGACTTTAGAGCCCGATTAGCCTCTGAGTAG
- a CDS encoding acyl-CoA thioesterase, with protein MKESKNPSESRVALTQMMQPEHANPLGNVHGGYVLKMIDEAAGIAAARHARKPCVTAEIDSVSFRAPVHVGNLVEVEAKVTRSWTTSMEIRAIVTAEDLLTGVRTTTSVAYLVYVGIDWDGKPTPVPELIPESDDERQMWEMAGLRRDERLARRERENGR; from the coding sequence ATGAAAGAAAGCAAAAATCCCTCGGAGAGCCGGGTGGCGCTGACACAGATGATGCAGCCCGAACATGCCAACCCCCTCGGCAACGTGCACGGGGGATATGTCCTAAAAATGATCGACGAGGCAGCGGGGATTGCAGCCGCCCGCCATGCGAGAAAGCCCTGCGTTACGGCCGAGATCGACTCGGTCAGTTTTCGCGCGCCGGTGCATGTGGGCAACTTGGTCGAGGTTGAGGCCAAGGTAACGCGAAGCTGGACGACATCGATGGAGATTAGAGCCATTGTAACGGCAGAAGACCTGCTGACGGGAGTGCGCACAACGACCTCTGTCGCCTACTTGGTCTATGTCGGCATTGATTGGGACGGCAAGCCCACGCCCGTTCCAGAGCTGATCCCCGAATCGGACGATGAGCGCCAGATGTGGGAGATGGCCGGTCTGCGCCGCGACGAGCGATTGGCCCGTCGCGAGCGCGAGAACGGACGCTAA